Sequence from the Streptomyces sp. NBC_00358 genome:
CGTGACCGTCACGCCGGGCAGTTTTTCCCCCTGACCTCCTGGTCAGGGCACTGGTGATGCTGGAGCAGGACCTCCTGGAACGGCTCCTGCCCGTCAGACGCCTGCGCAGCCAGCCCGCGTCGTGAAACGCAACATGTCCAACTACCACCTCAAACGACCTGAACACCGTGCCTGGCCACAGCCGACCCGCACCGAACCTCAAGCCGTCCTCATCACAAGACCCCAACCCGCAAGCCCGTAACGCAACGGCATTGGGCCTAGTACTCCAGCAGGATTTCGCTGTCTGACCTGGTCTTTCGCCGGGTGGCGGGAGTGTAGCGGGACTTCGGTCGTGCGGGGGCGGTCTCACGGAGACCGCCCCTCGATCATGTGACAACGCTGCAGGTAGTGACAGCGGCGGGGCAGCCTCCGAGGGTGATCACCGAGTATGCCGCCGCGCAGTGGGACCTCGAACTGGACGATCTCTTCCTGACTATCGGGCACCGCTTCGGCCGAGTCGAGCTTCGTCGCCGCATGCGCGACTACGTACGTGGGCTGCTCGCCCCGGTGGCCCGCAAGAACAGCTGGCAGTTGGCCGAGCAGGCTGGCCACCGCACGCCCGACGGCCTGCAGCACCTCCTCGCCGGAGCGAAGTGGGAGCCCGATGACATTCGCGACGACCTGCAGGAATACGTCGCCGACAAGCTCGGCGAGAACGACGGCGTGCTGATCATCGACGACACCGGGTTCATCAAGAAGGGCAGTACCTCCGCCGGGGTCCAGCGCCAGTACTCCGGAACCGCCGGCCGCACCGAGAACTGTCAGATCGGCGTCTTCGGCGCCTACGCCTCGGCCCGTGGCCGGGCTCTGGTCGACCGTGAGCTCTACCTCCCGAAGTCGTGGACCGAGGACCGGGAACGCTGCCGCACCGCAAGGGTCCCCGACGAGCGGGAGTTCGCCACCAAGGGCGAACTGGCCCGGCATATGGTGCTGCGGGCCCTCGCCTCACCGCTGCCCATCGCGTGGGTCACCGCGGATTCCGCCTACGGTCAGGACAACCGATTCCGTCGGCTGCTGGAACAGTCGGGTGTCGGCTACGTGCTGGCTGTGCCCAAGTCGCAGTTCAGCGTGGGCTGTTCACGGATCGAGGGTCTGTTCGCGCAGGCCCCGGACGAGGCGTGGGAGAAGATCTCATGCGGCAACGGCGCGAAGGGGCCCCGCGTCTACCACTGGGCAGCAGTACGGCTGCCGGCCGTCGCCGAGTTCGACTATCAGGGCGAGGTCCCCCATCGAATGCGATGGGCACTGGCCCGGCGCAGCATCAGCAAGCCCGACGAGATCGCCTACTACCTCGCCTACGCACCGCTTCAGGTCACCGTCCAGGAGCTGGTGCGGGTCGCCGGCACACGCTGGGCGATCGAGGAGTGCTTCCAGGCCGCGAAGAACGAATGTGGCCTGGACCAGTACGAAGTCCGCCGCTACGTGGGCTGGTATCGGCACATCACTTTGGCCATGCTGGCGCACGCCTTCCTGTCCGCCACGGCATACCAGCCCTGGGAAAAGGGGGCGGAACAGGTGAGACAACCGGGGCCGTCGGGCTCACAGTGGCGGAGGTTCGGCGACTCCTGGCAGCTTGTCGTGCCCGACCCCCGCACCTGAGCGGACACCGCGGACGACACCACGCGCTGAGCTGGTCGAACTGGCGCCGCCGACGCCAAGCAGTCGCCCGCCGCTGTCACTACCTGCGGCGTTGTCGCACGATCGAGGGGCGGTCTCCGTGAGACCGCCCCCGCACGACCGAAGTCCCGCTACACTCCCGCCACCCGGCGAAAGACCAGGTCAGACAGCGAAATCCTGCTGGAGTACTAGGGCCCCCGGTCCCGAGGCCGGGGAGTGACGCGCGCGGGGTCGTCGGTCGCCACTGGTACAGCCCAACTCCTCAAGGAATTCGGTGAGGAGGCTGTCGCCGGCAGAGCGTCGCTATCATCGGCACCTTCGACGGCCGCATCCTGGCCGGAGAAGTCAATCCCAGTCCCGATGACTTCAATGCAGAGCAGATCGTCCACGAAGCTCTCAGATACCATCCGATCGCGCTGTGACCTGCAAGCTCCGTCGCCAGCGGCCACCCCGCTGTTCGGCGCGGGCGCGGGTTGCTGGCGAAGCCACGCCGACCCTGCTGCCCGGGGCGGCACGCGCGACGGGTGCCTCAGCGCTGGAAGACCGCTGTCGCCACAGGCACCGCCAGCAGCAGGCTGAGCCCGATCAGGGGCAGCCGGTCCAACCACAGGACGGCGGCGAACTCACGCAGGGTCGCGGAGAGCCAGTACGCGGGAGAGGTCGGCGCCCCCACGACGTGGACAAGGACGCCGGCGCGACGGGCCAGCAGGGCCGTGCGGTAGACGTGGAAGCCGCTGGTGACCACCGTGGCACGGTGCCCGGAAGCGGTGCGGTCCATGAGAGCCGCGCTGAAGCGGAGGTTCTGCCCGGTGTTCACGGAGCGGTCCTCCCGCACGATCCGGTCGGCAGCCACCCCGCGTGCGCGCAGGTAGTCGGCCATGGCGTCCGCCTCGGAACGCACCTCGTCGTCGCCCCGGCCGCCCGAGACGACGAACACCACACCGTCTGCGTCCGGTGCGCCGGCGTCGTCGACCGCGAGGGCCCGCTCCAGCCTGCGGCGCAGCAGCGGACCGGGCCGGTCGCCCTTGAGCCCGGCGCCCAGGACGACGACATGGGTGGTCTCCGGCGGCGGGGTGCTGCGGCCCCGGACGAACACGTAGACGGTGAAGGCGAGGAAGAGCAGGCTGAGGTATCCGGCGGCCGCGTTCACCGCCACCATGAGGGCACCCGCCACCTCGCCCCCGGCAGTCCGGACGACCGCGTCGAGGCCGAGCACCGCCAGCAGGGCGCAGCCGGCGGCGCCGGCGGCCAGCAGGGACGCCTGCGGTCCGTAGCGCCGGACCAGGACGATGCTGTCGACCAGCAGGAGCAGGCCCAGCGCGAGGGTCACGAGCAGGGCGGCGACGGCGAGCACCGTCACGACGGTGGGGTGAGTCTCCGCACTGCGGGCGGCCTCACCGAGCCCGGCCGACGTCACCGCGAGGCAGAACAGGACAGCGGTGGAGAACCGGTGCGGCGCCAGCACGGCATGGACGACCCCGCCCACGGCGAACACCGCCGCGGCAACGTACTCCGGGTACTCCGGCACGTCCCCCACCACTCCGCTCTCCCGCCCGTCGCCGCCTGCACATTCCCGGACCCGCGCAGCGCTGCGGGGCCCGGTGCAGACGGCCGCCGGACATCCTCGCAGACCCGTCCGGGCGCCCCATACGCAGGCGGGCGACGACGCGATCAGCCGGGACCGGCTTTATCTATGAGAACGGGTTCTGGCTCAGCTTCTGTGACGCGGCCACTCTGAGTGACATCCGAGCCCCTTCGAGCCGTACGTGAAGTCGCCCGAAAATGCTCCCTGAGCAATGCGGTCGGGCTGACAGTTCGGGGCCGTGGAAGAGGTTGCGCTCCCGCTGAAGGAGTTGTTGTTCCCGTCGATCGCGGACGTCGCGGTGCTGTCGGTGGAAGTCAACATCGAGATAGTGCGCGTTGATGCGCAATGCGTCGCGGACGGCGCCGTGTGCCCGGTCTGTGGGGTCTGGTCGAACCGGATTCATGGTTCCTACCTACGGTTTCCCGCTGATGTGCCGAGCGGTGGCCGAAGCGTTGTTCTCCAACTGAGGGTCCGTCGGTTCGCCTGCGGGAACCCGGGCTGCGCTCGCCGTACTTTCGTCGAGCAGATACCCGGCCTGACACGCCGACACGGTCAGCGGACCGAGAGGCTGCGATCCACCCTGGCTGCGGTCGGTCTGGCCCTCGCGGGCCGGGCTGGGTCTCGCATCGCCCGCGTTCTCGGGGTGTCGGTCAGCCGCAGTACCGTGCTCCGGCTGGTCGACGCTCTTCCCGACCCCACGGTGGCCGCACCGCGTGTGGTCGGTGTCGACGAGTACGCCACCCGCAAGGGCCGACACTACGGAACCGTCCTCGTCGACATCGAAACGCGCCGCCCCATCGACCTGCTGCCGGACCGGGAGGCATCCAGCCTCGCGGCTTGGCTCGCCGAACGGCCAGGCATTGAGGTCATCTGCCGGGACCGGGCACCGTTCTTCGCCGAAGGCGCCGGTGCCGGCGCGCCGCAGGCCGTCCAGGTCGCGGACCGGTGGCACCTGTGGCACAACCTGAGCGAAGCTGCCGAACGGGCCGTTGCCCAGCACCGCAAATGCCTTCGCCCCCTTGTCCCGGCTGCCCATGGACCCGAGTCGGAGCCCGCCCCGGAAGGAGAACCGCCTGGTTCACCCTGGCCGACCGGACACCGGTTCGCTGACCGCACCCGGACCCGGCACGCTGCCGTCCACGCGCTGCTGGAGGCCGGGCACAGCCGCCGCTCGATCCAGCGTCAACTCGGCATGACCTGGCGGACCGTCAAGCAGCTCGCTGACGCTTCGGCCCCGGAGGAACTGTTCACCGGCCAGTGGCAGAACCGGCCCTCGGTCCTCGATGACTACAAGCCCTACCTGGACGGCCGGTGGAACGAGGGATTCACCAACGCCTGGAAGCTGTGGGAGGAGATCGTGCCGCTCGGCTACAAGGGCAGCTACCAGCGCGTCCGTGCTTACCTGCACAAGAAGCGGACCTCGCCGCGGCCGGTGACCGCCCGGCCACCGTCGCCCCGGACGGTCTCCAAATGGATCCTGAGCCGCCCGGAGACCCTCACCGAGACCGAACAGCGCCAGCTCAAGATTGTCTGCATGCACTGTCCCGAGCTCGATGCCCTCACCCGGCATGTCCGCTCCTTCGCGGTCATGCTCACCCAGCGCCAAGGCGAACACCTGCCAGCCTGGCTCGACGCCGTCCGGGAGGACGACCTGCCCAGCCTCCACACTCTTGCCGCCGGCATCGACCGCGATCTCGACGCCGTCACCGCCGGACTCACTCTGCCCTGGAACTCGGGCGCGGTGGAAGGGCATGTCAATCGGATCATTCTGTGGAATCAGCGATGTCAAGCCGTGTGCTTGTGCATCACGTCGAGGTAGTGCCGATCGCGGTGTGGAACATGGTGGTCCCGGCCGGGCAGGCTGAAGACAGCGCAGACCTCGGCGGGCTGGGTGGGGATGCTCGACTGCTCGCCGAAGGTGAGGACGGGGTTGACCTCGTTGTGGCAGCCTGCGGTGTCGAGGGCCGTGATCAGTTCCTCACGGAGCACAGTGGCCTCGAACGACTCGGAATCAGGCAGGACGAGCGGCGGGAGACTCGCCGTTGATCCGGGCCAGAGGTCGATCCAGATGCCGCTGACAGCCCTCTGGGTGACGACCAGTCGAAGGCCTCCCCATGCATAGGGATAGCCATCGATGTCGGGGCCCTTCATGAGGAGGGCGGGGTGGGGGCGCCCGCGACCGAGGAGATCCTCGGCCTCGGTCAGGGGCATTCCGCAGTGAAGCGGCCCGATCCTGCCAGTTCGAGCGAAGTCGACGAGCACGTTCATCAAGGTCACGGCAGTGACTGTGACACTCTTCCGCGCCTGTGCGCACTCCGATATCAGCGCGATGCGCAACCCGTCCCGCCCTGTCGGACGTCGACAAGCGGCAGGAGGCGGGTTGTCGCTGGCACGTCCAGTTCGCGTGGTGTCGGGCCGGCCGGAGTGGGTGTGTCGGCGAGGCGGTCAAGTAGCCGGTCTAGGGCCGCCTGGCCGTCCTCGATGGCTGCCTGCTCGTCGTCGGTCAGCGGGATGGACACGGCCGTCTTCTGCAAGTTTCCTTTGGCTTCCAGCAGTTGGGATCGCGTGGATTCCTTTGGGGTGTAGAAGTCGCAGCGTGCGCAGGCCATGCGGTGCTGGCACTGTTCGAAGAAGGTGTAGCTGCAGTAGCCGTGCCCGAGGTCGTAGTGCTGCCAGGGCTCACCGCCAGCGGCGGCACCGGAGGCGACCGCGTCCCGGTCGACCAGGACCTCGATCGTGCGGACGTTCCGCTCGAAGTAGCCCGCCTCGGAGTATGCCTTGGACAGGGTGTTCGGGGTGATCTTCGCGTAGTACTGGGTGGATTGCGGTGATCGGTGTCCGAGCCAGGCTTGCAGTTCGAACAGCGTCATCGGTTCCTTGGCGTTGTAGAGCTGGCTGGCGATGGTGGACCGGGCCCGGTGGCTGGTGATGTTCCCGCGGACGTCGGCGTCCGGGACTCCGGCCTTGCGGCAGAGCATCGGGATGACCGTGTTGTTGATGTAGTGCGTGGAGACGCGGCGGGCCCGGATGGCGAACAGCAGGTCGACGCGCTCGCCGGTGCGGCGGTCAGTGAACTTCGGTTGATCCGGGCGGACGGCCTGCCAGGCATCGACGGCCTGGCCGAGGATCGGGTCGACCGGCTTGCTGAAGGCGGTGCCGGTCTTGTGGGGCGGGACGTCGAGGAGACAGACGGTGTCGCGGGCTAGGACCTGCTGCGAGTCACCGGTGATGGGGGTGCCGTCGTGCTGCCAACGGATGCAGCCCACCCTCAATCGGGCTATCTCGTTGCTGCGTTGACCGGAGAACAGCCAGGTCAGTGTGACTGCGCGGACCAGTTCGAAGGGGTAGAACTGCCCGGCCTGGGACTGCGGGAGATCAGCGGCTTCCAGGTTCAAACCCGCCCACAGAAGCTTCGCCCAGACCTCATCGGCGATCACCCGCGGGTCAGGGCCGAGGAGGGCTGTGATGCTGCGAGGGATCGCCAACGAGCGCAGTGGGTCGAAGCTGC
This genomic interval carries:
- a CDS encoding tyrosine-type recombinase/integrase; translated protein: MSTSRLALPEENGPERWSWPIIPNHYDTAVEIRPAEVLAVSELGVRNLRRLKDHDPSAASWRVIRRLLVPLEAVNAALDSPPTPHRRRAMLDVIAVLLTRCAETGRTFWGWTSQEWIHLLGRNQTEFHQHAPGWVNDEVRPYLAAHAYLLGSFNEFHRLGSFQRLTLSWRIFGRGLVSSEIARIRAVLASWGYQLGRDDDTLLPMVVCQLLLLNRSPHLEDLDTSLFDRVRREKMLAGSQRYTLHATQRAVAELGFCDPPQPITGRQSVRATGGAKTWEQWVDRWYATSTLTPGVRGAMRSALLRVGRWIAAEKPDVADPTDWTRQTCATWIAAVDRMRVGDYVQRTAGLGDRLGKPLEAATKAGQITALRTFFRDCQEWEWLPRSFDPLRSLAIPRSITALLGPDPRVIADEVWAKLLWAGLNLEAADLPQSQAGQFYPFELVRAVTLTWLFSGQRSNEIARLRVGCIRWQHDGTPITGDSQQVLARDTVCLLDVPPHKTGTAFSKPVDPILGQAVDAWQAVRPDQPKFTDRRTGERVDLLFAIRARRVSTHYINNTVIPMLCRKAGVPDADVRGNITSHRARSTIASQLYNAKEPMTLFELQAWLGHRSPQSTQYYAKITPNTLSKAYSEAGYFERNVRTIEVLVDRDAVASGAAAGGEPWQHYDLGHGYCSYTFFEQCQHRMACARCDFYTPKESTRSQLLEAKGNLQKTAVSIPLTDDEQAAIEDGQAALDRLLDRLADTPTPAGPTPRELDVPATTRLLPLVDVRQGGTGCASR
- a CDS encoding YdcF family protein, encoding MGDVPEYPEYVAAAVFAVGGVVHAVLAPHRFSTAVLFCLAVTSAGLGEAARSAETHPTVVTVLAVAALLVTLALGLLLLVDSIVLVRRYGPQASLLAAGAAGCALLAVLGLDAVVRTAGGEVAGALMVAVNAAAGYLSLLFLAFTVYVFVRGRSTPPPETTHVVVLGAGLKGDRPGPLLRRRLERALAVDDAGAPDADGVVFVVSGGRGDDEVRSEADAMADYLRARGVAADRIVREDRSVNTGQNLRFSAALMDRTASGHRATVVTSGFHVYRTALLARRAGVLVHVVGAPTSPAYWLSATLREFAAVLWLDRLPLIGLSLLLAVPVATAVFQR
- a CDS encoding IS701 family transposase, whose product is MITEYAAAQWDLELDDLFLTIGHRFGRVELRRRMRDYVRGLLAPVARKNSWQLAEQAGHRTPDGLQHLLAGAKWEPDDIRDDLQEYVADKLGENDGVLIIDDTGFIKKGSTSAGVQRQYSGTAGRTENCQIGVFGAYASARGRALVDRELYLPKSWTEDRERCRTARVPDEREFATKGELARHMVLRALASPLPIAWVTADSAYGQDNRFRRLLEQSGVGYVLAVPKSQFSVGCSRIEGLFAQAPDEAWEKISCGNGAKGPRVYHWAAVRLPAVAEFDYQGEVPHRMRWALARRSISKPDEIAYYLAYAPLQVTVQELVRVAGTRWAIEECFQAAKNECGLDQYEVRRYVGWYRHITLAMLAHAFLSATAYQPWEKGAEQVRQPGPSGSQWRRFGDSWQLVVPDPRT
- a CDS encoding ISL3 family transposase; translation: MEEVALPLKELLFPSIADVAVLSVEVNIEIVRVDAQCVADGAVCPVCGVWSNRIHGSYLRFPADVPSGGRSVVLQLRVRRFACGNPGCARRTFVEQIPGLTRRHGQRTERLRSTLAAVGLALAGRAGSRIARVLGVSVSRSTVLRLVDALPDPTVAAPRVVGVDEYATRKGRHYGTVLVDIETRRPIDLLPDREASSLAAWLAERPGIEVICRDRAPFFAEGAGAGAPQAVQVADRWHLWHNLSEAAERAVAQHRKCLRPLVPAAHGPESEPAPEGEPPGSPWPTGHRFADRTRTRHAAVHALLEAGHSRRSIQRQLGMTWRTVKQLADASAPEELFTGQWQNRPSVLDDYKPYLDGRWNEGFTNAWKLWEEIVPLGYKGSYQRVRAYLHKKRTSPRPVTARPPSPRTVSKWILSRPETLTETEQRQLKIVCMHCPELDALTRHVRSFAVMLTQRQGEHLPAWLDAVREDDLPSLHTLAAGIDRDLDAVTAGLTLPWNSGAVEGHVNRIILWNQRCQAVCLCITSR